TATTCTGACAAGGCTGCAAAAGAAAATTGACCTGAGCGTTGGAGAGCTCTCACTCGGAATATGCCAAAGCAAACCCAGTAACTCAATGAAGATGCTAATGACACTTTGACTCTTTCAGTACTCTTCATTTAATCAATACAGATAAGTATTATCACAAATACTGTTGACAACCAATTCACTTTCATTTCtacaataaatgaaaatattcaaaagagaacagaaatataaactataataaatatcgtcataaaaaataaaaataacatcacTCTTCCAAACGTGGACAGTAAAGGATCATTAAGTTGGGTCAACATAGGTTGAACAAGAAATCTGTGGAAACTAAGGCCCAACTCAAATCTCAGTAAGAAATGGTTGAACGTCTTATAAATAACGAAACGCAATATTACATCTGTGAAAATTGACCAAGTCCACCAAATGGCACCTCATACAATAATTTTTGCTATACATACATAGCTTGGTGACATAAATATGAACATCTGCTCTGCATATGTTACTCCATTTCGAGTCAAAAAAAAGTAGGATGTAATTAGTGTGAAGATAGTCCAAAACTTTAACCATCAGAGGTACCAAACCCAGAGATTAGATTCTCCACTGATTTTCttgttaacaaatatatattcttatatcTGTCATTTTCCCCAACCTCATTATCTCTCTAACAATTAAAGGTCAAACATCATCATATAGCTTGTTAGGCCACtcaaaatttcttcaaattGAACGGCAtctcagagagagagagagagagagagagagagagaaagatgacTGAGTTTCAGAGGTCTGTAACATCATTTAGAAGACAAGGATCTTCAGGGTTGGTGTGGGATGACAAGTTCATCACAGGCCTTGAGAACCAGAATCAGAGCCAACAAGGTCAAAGGGAGCCTCAGGATGTCGAATCAAGTGCCAGGTTGGAGAGGAGCAGATCAGATGGAGCACGCCCTTATCGGACGGTCAACGTTGCACCGGCATCCATAGACCCACCTTCTCCTAAGCTAGCAACCTGTGGCTTTTGTTCTGTCTTTCGGAAACCAAGTCCTGCAAAATCCACCAAAGCTAAAAGACGTAGGTGATGATGTATCACTCATCACCGTcgtcttctttctttttaattttctccaaCTTGTAAATCTGTGCTTCTTGTTCATCTTTATTGTTTCTCTGTTTCAATTTCCTGGTTTGGATTTGGGTTTGATAGTTGTAAATTCCTTTGACATATCATATGGATTTGCAATAAACTTCTTATGCCCGTTATATCTATTCATTTCAAATCCCACGTCGCTTAATCCTTTCGactataaataaaggaaaatacatataaattagTTTCAATCTCACTctgttttgatgtttttttgaTTTCTTCAATACAGACCCCCACAGTGATTTAGGTTAACAcaccttttttcttctcaatcTGTCTTGTGATGGtaatgtttttcaaattcagtTGACCTTTATCTTCTTTGCTGGTTTTCTTGTCTGGCAAAACTACTTCTCATATGGTTTTGtcttattacaataaaatattgcaaaatgtaagcattttttttcctatttgataataatttacAGTTATTAATTACATGCCAAACCTTGGATtttgttgttcctttttctttttaataatttatagttattaatCACATACCAAACCTTGAACTTGGTACTATTGCCAGTAGGATTGAAGCTGAAATATTAGGAAATAATAGATTAAATCAATGCTCtctatttgtttaaaatttataatcctTACATTTTAAATGACTTTTAATTGTATTAGTTAGAggtaactattataataattttcaataagataaggatatttttagtataaaaatacaaagtaaatttgatttaattaattttttctatgaaagacaaaaaaatctaattaataatatatatggtATTAAGTGTAAAGCACAATGTTTAGTCTGgttatattattaaagtattgTTGGGGTTGACTGTGCTGCACAAGAAGTCAAACAAAAACAGAAGATAATAACTCAAAAAATAACTTACATTTTACTAATTAAAGCTGGTCGATGAGAACTAAAAGCCACATCACATCAACCATGGAAATATAAGTATGTATAAACGTAAGCTTCTAAGTAAGAAATGAgctaatttgaaataaataaaaaaaaaaaagaagcgaACTTTAAGATAAAAGTCACaggttaaataaaaaataattaacaatctGAAGataatatatgtgtatatataataacttatgaaaatattaaaaatattcatttataaatttacctaactaatatttataacaaagaaattattttatttattaattgatgattttacCTTTCAATGTGTACTAAACTTTATGTAAACTAATCACCACTTAAGTACTTGTGACTTCGccaatccaaaaaaaaattataaaactcaattttcagtaaatatataattttaaaagatatattgataagtttatttaaattaaatcataactataaatatcaaaattatctaCACACTATaagcaaataataaattttcataggGTATAACttttgtcaaataaaaaatctaaattttaccTTTCACCATTCtaatcaaattcaattcaatacTTATTACACAATATAGATTAAACACTCATTTCCCTAATTTTCTCCAAAAGCCATACTTTACTCATTCctcaataatttaaaagtttctaaactttaaaaaaaaaaaaaccactttAACAACTTAAGATGTAagtaacaaatttttgaaacaaggattgtaaaaaagtaaaataaagaagtaaaatataaggaaaataataaaagaattgttGTCTTATCACTTTTGATTAACAAAGGAATGAAGATAAATATTAGGTGCTAAAGACACtcttttttctaattcattaaAAGTTACCTATTCAAAGTTCAATTtagcttttcaaaataatagAGATGTTTACCCAAACACATGTGGTATGGATCGGGTCAATCTATCTCACTTATCTTATAAGGGTGTACACCTCTaagctttcatcctgcacctctaaaaattaccattttaaccttaattaatattattttaatattttctcttctgcacccctctaactttttctctttcttattaaagtcaacctacacctttctaattttttctctcttttattaaaatcatcctacatcattttaatagattttaaaatctatacaatttttatataaattttctaaatttcatttcgaaatttaaaatttaataaaaatttaataataatttaatttaatttaaaattttaatattatttaatacacatttatatcttaataattattaaagtataattttaattatNNNNNNNNNNtataataataaaaattatattttaataattattaagaaataaacgtatattaaataattttaaaattttaaattaaattaaactattattaaatttaaaatgaaatttaaaaaatttataaaaaaaattgtatagattttaaagtCTATTAAAATGGTGTAGGATGActataataagagagaaaaaagattAGAAGATGTAgattgactttaataagaaagagaaaaaattagagaggtgcagaatgattttataaagaaagagaaaatattaaaataatattaattaaggttaaaatggtaatttttggaggtgcaggatgaaagcttAGAGGTGTAGAATGAAACACCCATAACTTTAAAAACAAATGGGCCTAACCTAACCCACCACATGTTTGTGAATTAAACACAGCTATTCACtttattttaggaaaaaaaaaagttgagctttttattttatttttcttgaatcaaacttctttctaatataaaaattgaaactaaattctaaattataagaataataataacaaaaagatAATCACACTAATATGCATATAATGACAatcacatatattattatatacataatattatgtaaaatattttgatttttaaaaagagTAAGGGGAgttggaaagaagaagaatttcTGAGTTGTGTATATTTTTActactctaattttttttattgtgttgttGGGTTACATTAAGATTCCCTTGTATCTGTATGAGACACTAAGATGATGAGTTCAATttaaatgaatcaaatttttagtgaattagtttcattttaagtttattttaaatatatattttttaactcaatACAACTTAAATACATATTGAGTTATATTGACTCACTGATCTTACTTCATTTTGAAAACTCTTTGTAAACATgtaataaaacaaacataacatAAATTTCAATCTCAAAACAAGTAAATTTTACACATAATTCTAAAAACTTAAATCATATATAGCCATTAAAACTAACTATAACtactaatataaataaacatttaattattttttaagtacaTTAATGTTTGGAATTCGAAGTTAATCTAATTTTGGTCTTTTAAGTTTATATGATATTATTCTAATCCCTTAACTCAGAAAAAgctttaacaaataattttgagGGACTAAATGAATAatctttaaactaaatttaattaaatgtgacAAACTATAATggtaattttagattttattatagACATACTAATagaatttcttatatttattacacGTAGAGAGAGTTTATTTACTTACTTCAGAAGATGTAAATTACCATTAcacatattttagttttaaaataatatattgacgatgaatttaataaataaaataataataaaataattaagttttgaaatatgtggaataaaaagaataaaagaaaatgaaacaattcATTTATTATGTTAGCCACTTAGAAAAAGTACATTGTCACTCTATTATAACTTGTTGTATACAAATTctacataatatttttgttaagaacattgataaataaatgttcataaaatgtatgatttaatttattaatatattgttatatttatgtgttattttagTATATGAATAgctataaagaaaaaaaaattagaaatatattttattaaaataaaagtgaatgtATATTATGGATAAATGcattttttcaatgaaaataaataaattaattagatttaataaaatattatattctataGTCACATGTGGGTGACTGAAAACTTGACCCAATCCAAATGAATTGTAGGTGGTGAGGGGCTATATGTATCAAACTGTTGAGAAAGTTGGTGCGGAGAAGATCCTGAagctaattttattattttcatattctctcttcaattttcttttcatttttaacttttattttatttttattcatttattttattttttttttctcaagtagCATAAAAGTTGAGAAAAGTTATTCTTTAGGGGATccaacttcttctttttccttttttttttttataattttgtaatatttgaatCTTTATGATGTGAAAATTACTCATAATGTGaaaatctttatataatttactttattaaaaagtttatttcttgattatatatatattcttccagttttttcataacaaaaaatattttgatacatacgaattttttatatttatttaacattattcttttttattttttattttttaaaaatattaaaattcacaatttaatagttattttatttttataacatgaattaaatgagtgtaaaatatcattattatttcccagacattattttttattgaataaagtaatttgaacatttattatcatttattataagTACAGTTAGAGAAGGATACgttattgttaataaattatgtCTCCTGAATTTGGCAATTGATGATGCAGTACTTTGAATggcaaataaataattttctatcgtaacaattaaataactatttataataatattttgaattaataacCATCTCAACTggttgttttattaattattatttttatttttattagttattgttattatatattttttcccttACCCTTATGTATGAGAAGTCAAGTCCAATACAAGAATACACACCTTTACAAGTAATCATTCATGgcaaacaatataataataactgttataattgaaTTGGACCTTTTCTTCCAACATAGAATTGGTCATAAAATGAGTttagtcaattttcaaaatctgtttgagcataaaataggttaaatttattttaaaaaggatGAATATAAGACAAAACAATCATAGGTTCAAAAAGATATTTTgcttaaaaaatttaaccaatGATAATTGGTTGATATAAGTCTAATATAATAtcgatttttttattctaatttgtAAATAAACATTATAGGTATTATGTTGAAATTAAATAGTATAaagtatttgatttgatttcgTATTCAGTTTTAAATACTATGTCTTACAAGTAGGGAACAGCAGTATTTATTTGGTTATATtatgtgaaattttaaaaatcaaaataattgtaattaattattactgAACAAcagttcttttatatttaaattattgagtTTGTCCagttaattatgatttttaaatctaaaaataaccTGATGCTATGTCTGGTcagtgttaaaaaaataatgtactGTATGATACTccaataatgattttttaaaactgaatacTGTTTGATCTAAAACTGGACATCATTCAGTTCAATTATGAGCTGTAGGGACCATaacatttcataaatttaacGGTCTGtcatcttcttttattttttaatccatGCGATTCATAGTGCTAAGGTaggtatacttttttttttatgcaataaataattatggtatataacattaaatatattattacataaaatacttaaatatttgaaaaaaaaaaacactaaaatgaCAGATAAggttaagaaaaaaatggtttacttccaaaaatatttattgtggAATGAGTTGGGGGTTACATTCTCCTGTTAACTAGAAAATGAAACCCAGTTGTGTGAGATTCCAAATTCAAAAGGTTCACTAATTTGGcaaatttcttaaaaacaaaaggCAAGAGACAAGAATATATTTGTAAGAATAAAACTTGATTGCATGTAAATTTTCATTTACAGACAAGGCATCTGATTTGAATATATTGAATACAAAGTTTTGGTAGTTGCTAATTAAAtcatatatgtataaattatatgtaCCTTAATCAAGAGCTTTCTTAACTTTGGTCTTGAACAgtagaatatataaattttccatcgaaaaataaagaaagcagCCAGTTGAATGTGTGACGAATGAACCAAAATTTGAGCCTACAATGCAATGCCAGACAGGACCATACCCTTTGTCAAATTCCTGCACATGAACATACCAGgaataaattgtaaataaataaataaacaaatttatcacCAGTTAAAAAAAGTAGATTATGGAAGCACTATATTTTATAGATCTTGCTGACCAAATAATATACGAATAAGCCAAGCCTAACTCTATTTGCACATGGGTTAGGCTCCGTAATGAgtcattaattgaaaaatgcaccttttttagagaaaaataattcatgatTAGGTATAATATTAGGGGTACGAGGGTTTGACACATGGAGTGTTGGGGAACTTTGTAATTAGGATTTTATCTTCACTTTAGCCTATTTGTCACAGGTGCTTGCTATTGGACCAGGACCAGTTTCAAATACTCTATTTCTATCCAATAAACAAGAAAGTAAGAGAGACACAAAATGATTCGTCTAGTCGGTTTTCGCCATTAATTCTTTTGTGGGGTTCATTCAACTTCAACACTTCTCAATCATCCAACAACCATAGTCCCAAAAAGACTATGCTTGTAATCACTTCTCAGGTTTTTGCCTCAAACTCTATTCAATAACAATACTAAGGTATATGGGCGCCACATTTGTAAACATATTCTAAatgtttatttagtttatataatttgtacaaaatatttctttttcatttttatttttaaaagtaatatctattttaatccGTGCacattactttaatattttagtccacataatattttt
This genomic stretch from Vigna radiata var. radiata cultivar VC1973A chromosome 7, Vradiata_ver6, whole genome shotgun sequence harbors:
- the LOC106767848 gene encoding uncharacterized protein At1g15400 — protein: MTEFQRSVTSFRRQGSSGLVWDDKFITGLENQNQSQQGQREPQDVESSARLERSRSDGARPYRTVNVAPASIDPPSPKLATCGFCSVFRKPSPAKSTKAKRRR